The Candidatus Pantoea soli genome window below encodes:
- a CDS encoding GNAT family N-acetyltransferase, which yields MSQPTNLYGQPLGAALPDWQPRPQPQAVVLSGQYCRLEPLDAARHGRELFAAYASAPDDRDWTWLPVTRFCHEADYLAFARDCQHNPAYLHFAVIDLQTGRAVGTLALMRIEPQHGVMEVGFVIFSPQLKQTRMATEAHYLLMRYAFDTLGYRRYEWKCDSCNQPSRQAALRLGFQYEGTFRQALVYKGRSRDTCWYAVIDSEWPQLKQGFERWLATDNFSPDGTQRSRLQALREA from the coding sequence GTGTCACAGCCAACCAACCTCTATGGACAGCCACTGGGTGCGGCACTGCCTGACTGGCAACCCCGCCCGCAACCGCAGGCGGTCGTTCTCAGCGGTCAGTATTGCCGTCTTGAACCGCTGGATGCGGCGCGTCACGGCCGCGAGCTGTTTGCCGCCTACGCCAGCGCCCCCGACGATCGCGACTGGACGTGGCTGCCGGTCACGCGCTTCTGCCACGAAGCGGACTATCTGGCCTTCGCCCGTGACTGCCAGCACAACCCGGCGTATCTGCACTTCGCGGTGATAGACCTGCAGACCGGGCGGGCCGTGGGCACGCTGGCGCTGATGCGCATTGAGCCGCAGCATGGCGTGATGGAAGTGGGGTTTGTGATATTTTCGCCGCAGCTGAAGCAAACGCGCATGGCAACCGAAGCGCACTATCTGCTGATGCGTTACGCCTTTGACACGCTTGGCTATCGCCGCTACGAGTGGAAGTGCGACAGCTGCAATCAGCCGTCGCGCCAGGCGGCGCTGCGGCTGGGATTTCAGTATGAGGGCACGTTCCGGCAGGCGCTGGTGTACAAAGGGCGCAGCCGCGATACCTGCTGGTACGCTGTGATCGACAGCGAATGGCCGCAGCTGAAACAGGGCTTTGAGCGCTGGCTGGCGACCGATAACTTTTCTCCTGATGGCACCCAGCGCAGTCGGCTGCAGGCATTGCGCGAGGCCTGA
- a CDS encoding LysR family transcriptional regulator — protein MKDIKTDALWVHLHWLTVLAELGSFTRAAERLDVSKAAMSQKIKELEEMAGVALVQRTTRSVRLTSAGEKLVDELREPFARIAQSFFSVRDEAGPVRGLVRVSAPVAFARQQLVPIVGDFLREYPQVRLQLNVTDRLVSLGSEGFDLAIRHSQTLPETHVALPLCETRALLVASPDYLARNGLPQTPQALQQHNCLYYPRGLESPQWRFRLISSDSETVQVKIQGNFATNNSESIRDAALQGLGIAMLPDFSARAALASGSLQEVLPQWQAVDAFADRLWVVRPYAAQIPRAVTTFIHWLRARFADG, from the coding sequence ATGAAAGACATAAAAACTGATGCCCTCTGGGTGCATTTGCACTGGCTTACGGTGCTGGCAGAACTGGGCAGTTTCACCCGTGCCGCTGAACGGCTGGATGTCAGCAAAGCGGCAATGAGCCAGAAAATTAAGGAACTGGAAGAGATGGCGGGCGTGGCGCTGGTGCAGCGCACCACCCGCAGCGTGCGGCTGACATCGGCCGGTGAAAAGCTGGTGGATGAGCTGCGTGAACCTTTTGCCCGCATTGCGCAAAGCTTTTTCAGCGTACGCGATGAAGCCGGGCCGGTACGCGGTCTGGTGCGGGTCAGCGCGCCGGTGGCCTTTGCCCGCCAGCAGCTGGTGCCGATCGTCGGCGATTTTCTGCGTGAATATCCGCAGGTGCGCCTGCAGCTCAACGTCACTGACCGGCTGGTATCGCTGGGCAGTGAAGGCTTTGATCTGGCCATCCGCCACAGCCAGACGCTGCCGGAAACCCACGTCGCGCTGCCGCTGTGTGAAACGCGGGCGCTGCTGGTGGCCTCGCCCGACTATCTGGCGCGTAACGGTCTGCCGCAGACGCCGCAGGCGCTGCAGCAGCACAACTGTCTTTACTACCCGCGCGGGCTGGAGTCACCGCAGTGGCGCTTCCGGCTGATCAGCAGCGACAGTGAAACCGTGCAGGTAAAAATTCAGGGTAATTTTGCCACCAACAACAGCGAGTCGATCCGCGATGCCGCGCTGCAGGGGCTGGGCATTGCGATGCTGCCGGATTTCAGCGCGCGCGCTGCGCTGGCCAGCGGCAGCCTGCAGGAGGTTCTGCCGCAGTGGCAGGCGGTCGATGCCTTTGCCGACCGCCTGTGGGTGGTGCGCCCGTATGCCGCGCAGATACCGCGCGCCGTCACCACCTTTATTCACTGGCTACGCGCGCGCTTTGCTGATGGATGA
- a CDS encoding glycosyltransferase family 32 protein: protein MNKQRLQPARRLWQHWKRIAFTSQTFFHKKQHNALCAPEYDPSEEDNIVLFSGEKALPEIPRQVWMYWEDEYLPKSLQLNIEKIRRDNPDHRVHLLNRVTVKEVLPDFIFTSVQLSAQQKSEVIRLELLLRYGGIAIDCSTLLFEDLSWVHQTHQARGMDVIGYYRENATANYLSPVIENWFIAAAPNNPFIREWQKQYAPVKHLGEQNYFSELSKRDDFALLQQKMTEPQQQLGSLAQQAAMREYRRVNLYLRKCEANAYYYQRLSNWQSEAFARAVLFHQRPHTPPPVIKLSGNEQLHLDFNLRLGHYNRSSLLGMLMQPLAPLSAPLASSISKARA from the coding sequence ATGAACAAACAACGTCTCCAGCCAGCGCGCCGGCTCTGGCAGCACTGGAAAAGAATTGCCTTTACCAGCCAGACATTTTTTCATAAAAAACAGCATAATGCGCTCTGCGCGCCGGAATATGACCCCAGCGAAGAGGACAATATCGTGTTGTTTTCTGGCGAAAAGGCACTGCCCGAGATCCCGCGTCAGGTCTGGATGTACTGGGAGGATGAATATTTACCGAAATCGCTGCAGTTAAATATTGAAAAAATACGCCGGGATAATCCAGACCATCGCGTTCATTTATTAAATCGCGTCACGGTAAAAGAAGTACTGCCGGATTTTATTTTCACTTCTGTGCAATTAAGCGCGCAGCAAAAAAGTGAAGTCATTCGGCTGGAGTTATTATTGCGCTATGGCGGTATTGCCATTGATTGCAGCACGCTGTTATTTGAAGATCTCAGCTGGGTGCACCAGACGCATCAGGCGCGCGGGATGGACGTAATTGGCTATTATCGCGAAAACGCTACGGCAAATTATCTCAGCCCGGTGATTGAAAACTGGTTTATTGCCGCCGCGCCCAACAATCCGTTTATCCGCGAGTGGCAGAAGCAATATGCCCCGGTGAAACACCTTGGTGAGCAAAACTACTTCAGCGAGCTGTCGAAGCGCGACGATTTTGCCCTGCTGCAGCAGAAAATGACAGAGCCACAGCAACAGCTGGGCTCGCTGGCGCAGCAGGCCGCGATGCGCGAATACCGCCGCGTTAACCTCTATCTGCGCAAGTGTGAAGCCAATGCCTATTACTATCAGCGGCTGAGCAACTGGCAAAGCGAAGCGTTTGCACGCGCCGTGCTGTTTCACCAGCGGCCCCACACGCCACCGCCGGTGATCAAGCTGAGCGGCAATGAACAATTGCATCTCGACTTTAACCTGCGGCTGGGGCACTACAACCGCAGCAGCCTGCTGGGCATGCTGATGCAGCCGCTGGCGCCGCTCAGCGCACCGCTGGCCTCATCCATCAGCAAAGCGCGCGCGTAG
- the opgB gene encoding phosphatidylglycerol--membrane-oligosaccharide glycerophosphotransferase, with the protein MELLSLVLFLAAIAVYSCKAGRNTFWFILILLLLTLFIVLNATLFASNYFTGEGINDAVLYTLTNSLTGAGVSKYVVPAIGLITALFLLFCFLSWLLRRRRRPHHLGWSLLAIACAAGSVQTTPAFRQVKDLLASHTRLADSDFESWYKVPGKRIAQPKLNLVYIYGESLERTYFDTQAFPGLAPELNQEKAQSMDFSNTEQLPGTDYTIAGMVASQCGIPLFAPFDGNASASLSSFYPQTLCLGDILKNSGYENWFIQGADLRFAGKDTFLLSHGFNPENLYGSQELKSRVADPAYRNNWGYYDDTVMDEVFKQYEALSRQQKRFALFTLTVDTHHPDGFISRSCQRKSYSYAGKPNQSFSAVACSQEHVARLIARIKASPWFKNTVIVVSSDHLAMNNTAHPYLIKLPRRDLFMIIRGDQPQAEVLDGRRSTLDNGATVLDLLGGDKALGLGRSSLSSASLSSQFDDMAKKITAWKADIIQLWNFPDKMDSFTIDQPKNTFSFSGATFKLPILFRIGDKQVEPLPEGEYAAPLRYQLADFAASDKFVWVDRCFKMGRLWQPQLALSTDLCLAMGQTGGHPQVTRIDKPVWQGKAQFPPQTVSAATYALTTQQMRVEDNAIRYRADSFLLTLPGAPQSVKQFSGISRPESWGRWSNANLAPAVNIEYVDPLPARFDLVITARAFGANAHRPIPVRVGDQEQLLQLSDDFSTTTLHFTNPGGSHQLIITPPEPQLTNVGNIPGQDPRKLGIGMVEIKVIPQAQ; encoded by the coding sequence TTGGAGTTGCTGTCGTTAGTGCTCTTTCTGGCTGCAATTGCAGTCTATTCATGTAAAGCCGGGCGAAACACCTTTTGGTTCATCCTGATTCTGCTGCTGCTGACGCTGTTTATCGTGCTCAACGCCACGCTGTTCGCCAGTAACTATTTTACCGGCGAGGGGATCAATGATGCGGTGCTCTATACCCTGACCAACAGCCTGACCGGTGCCGGCGTCAGTAAATACGTGGTGCCGGCAATTGGCCTGATCACCGCGCTGTTCCTGCTGTTCTGCTTTCTCTCCTGGCTGCTGCGCCGCCGGCGCCGGCCCCATCACCTGGGCTGGAGCCTGCTGGCCATCGCCTGCGCAGCCGGTTCGGTGCAAACCACCCCGGCTTTTCGCCAGGTGAAAGATCTGCTTGCCTCGCATACGCGGCTGGCGGATTCGGATTTCGAAAGCTGGTACAAAGTGCCCGGGAAGCGCATTGCCCAGCCGAAGCTGAACCTGGTGTATATCTACGGGGAAAGTCTGGAGCGGACCTATTTTGATACGCAGGCGTTCCCTGGCCTGGCACCGGAACTGAATCAGGAAAAAGCGCAGAGCATGGATTTCAGCAACACCGAACAGCTGCCCGGTACGGATTACACCATTGCCGGGATGGTGGCTTCGCAGTGCGGTATTCCGCTGTTTGCCCCGTTCGATGGTAATGCCTCGGCTTCGCTCTCCAGTTTCTATCCGCAGACGCTCTGCCTGGGTGACATCCTGAAAAACTCCGGTTACGAGAACTGGTTTATTCAGGGGGCCGATCTGCGTTTCGCCGGCAAGGACACCTTTCTGCTGTCGCACGGCTTTAACCCGGAAAACCTGTATGGTTCGCAGGAGCTGAAAAGCCGCGTCGCCGATCCCGCCTACCGCAACAACTGGGGCTATTACGACGATACGGTGATGGACGAGGTGTTTAAACAGTACGAAGCGCTGTCGCGCCAGCAAAAACGCTTTGCCCTGTTTACCCTGACGGTGGATACCCATCATCCGGATGGATTTATCTCGCGCAGCTGCCAGCGCAAAAGCTACAGCTATGCCGGCAAACCCAACCAGTCTTTCAGCGCGGTGGCCTGCTCGCAGGAGCACGTGGCGCGGCTGATTGCCCGCATTAAGGCCTCGCCATGGTTTAAAAATACCGTGATTGTGGTCAGCTCCGATCACCTTGCCATGAACAACACCGCGCACCCGTATCTGATTAAACTGCCGCGACGCGATCTGTTTATGATCATTCGCGGCGATCAGCCGCAGGCGGAGGTGCTGGACGGCCGGCGCAGCACGCTGGATAACGGCGCCACCGTGCTGGACCTGCTGGGTGGCGATAAGGCGCTCGGCCTGGGCCGCAGCAGCCTTTCTTCTGCCTCCCTCTCCAGCCAGTTTGATGACATGGCGAAGAAGATCACCGCCTGGAAAGCCGACATCATTCAGCTGTGGAACTTCCCGGACAAAATGGACAGTTTCACCATCGATCAGCCGAAGAACACCTTCAGCTTCTCCGGTGCCACCTTTAAGCTGCCGATTCTGTTCCGCATCGGGGATAAGCAGGTGGAACCGCTGCCGGAAGGCGAATATGCCGCCCCGCTGCGTTACCAGCTGGCCGACTTCGCCGCCAGCGATAAGTTTGTCTGGGTCGATCGCTGCTTCAAAATGGGCCGGCTGTGGCAGCCGCAGCTGGCGCTCTCTACCGATCTTTGCCTGGCGATGGGCCAGACCGGCGGCCATCCGCAGGTGACGCGCATTGATAAGCCGGTGTGGCAGGGTAAAGCGCAGTTCCCGCCGCAGACGGTCAGCGCCGCCACCTATGCGCTCACTACTCAGCAAATGCGGGTGGAAGACAACGCCATTCGCTACCGTGCCGACAGCTTTTTGCTGACGCTGCCCGGCGCGCCGCAGAGCGTGAAGCAGTTCAGCGGCATTTCGCGGCCGGAAAGCTGGGGACGCTGGTCAAACGCCAACCTCGCCCCGGCCGTGAACATTGAGTATGTCGACCCGCTGCCCGCCCGTTTTGACCTGGTGATTACCGCGCGCGCCTTTGGTGCCAACGCGCACCGCCCGATCCCGGTCCGGGTGGGCGATCAGGAACAGCTGCTCCAGCTGAGCGACGATTTCTCGACGACCACGCTGCACTTCACCAACCCGGGCGGCAGTCATCAGCTGATCATTACGCCGCCGGAACCACAGCTGACCAACGTCGGCAACATCCCTGGCCAGGATCCACGCAAGCTGGGGATCGGCATGGTGGAGATCAAAGTCATCCCGCAGGCGCAGTAA
- a CDS encoding tautomerase family protein, translating to MPLLTFDVIQGRSESEIRTLLDAAHRAVLTAFKVPPRDRYQIVHENKSYQMVFQDTGLGFERSDKLVMVRVYTSPRSEAQKTLFMAELARELQENCGVGGNDLMISFITNSKGDWSFADGEVQYLTGRL from the coding sequence ATGCCGCTGCTGACATTTGACGTAATTCAGGGCCGTTCAGAATCAGAGATTCGCACCTTACTGGATGCCGCCCATCGTGCCGTATTAACGGCGTTTAAGGTTCCGCCGCGCGACCGTTATCAGATTGTTCATGAAAATAAAAGCTATCAGATGGTCTTTCAGGACACCGGCCTTGGCTTTGAGCGCAGCGATAAGCTGGTGATGGTCCGGGTCTATACCAGCCCGCGCAGCGAGGCGCAGAAGACGCTGTTTATGGCAGAACTGGCGCGTGAGCTGCAGGAAAACTGCGGCGTAGGCGGCAATGATTTAATGATCAGTTTTATTACCAACAGCAAAGGTGACTGGAGCTTTGCCGATGGCGAAGTGCAATACCTGACCGGCAGACTGTAA